From the genome of Triticum aestivum cultivar Chinese Spring chromosome 3B, IWGSC CS RefSeq v2.1, whole genome shotgun sequence, one region includes:
- the LOC123065914 gene encoding elicitor-responsive protein 1, protein MARGLLEVHLVQAKGLSGTDFLGKIDPYVIVQYRSQERKSSTARDAGRNPSWNEVLRFQINSSAANVQDKLVLRIMDHDNFSSDDFLGQATINVTDLISMGMESGTSRLNPAKYRVVTADNSYHGEIKIGITFTAAKVDAPSQVEEDGGQVGGWMHSVREQKV, encoded by the exons ATGGCGCGTGGTCTCCTCGAGGTGCATCTGGTCCAGGCCAAGGGCCTCTCCGGCACCGATTTCCTCG GGAAGATAGACCCGTATGTGATCGTGCAGTACCGGAGCCAGGAGCGCAAGAGCAGCACCGCCCGAG ATGCGGGGAGGAACCCGAGCTGGAACGAGGTGTTGAGATTCCAGATCAACTCCTCCGCGGCCAACGTGCAGGATAAGCTCGTCCTCCGGATCATGGACCACGACAACTTCTCCAGCGACGACTTCCTCGGCCAAGCAAC GATCAATGTGACTGATCTGATCAGCATGGGCATGGAGAGCGGCACGTCGCGGCTGAACCCGGCCAAGTACAGGGTGGTCACCGCCGACAACTCGTACCACGGCGAGATCAAAATCGGCATCACCTTCACCGCCGCAAAGGTTGATGCCCCTTCCCAGgttgaagaagacggaggacaggTTGGAGGCTGGATGCACAGCGTTCGTGAGCAGAAGGTCTGA